The proteins below are encoded in one region of Carcharodon carcharias isolate sCarCar2 chromosome 2, sCarCar2.pri, whole genome shotgun sequence:
- the si:ch211-51e12.7 gene encoding small nuclear ribonucleoprotein-associated protein B' isoform X3 — MEANFDEQTGSDNIRGRGGKGRGKGGQMARGRSSRGVFGGPKNLGPPSRGESSGRFGRGQAAANGFGSARFRGGGPPPPRLPVPPPPGPMCFRGRPPFIRGRSMQRGVFSPQRGFHNGPGAPLPPPPPGRGQRWPGPPGGRHF; from the exons GGGCAGAGGAGGTAAAGGAAGAGGAAAAGGTGGGCAGATGGCCAGAGGAAGAAGCAGCAGAGGTGTTTTTGGAGGACCTAAGAACCTAGGGCCACCAAGTAGAGGTGAATCATCTGGCAGATTTGGGCGAGGACAAGCAGCTGCTAATGGATTTGGCTCGGCAAG ATTTAGGGGTGGTGGTCCTCCTCCACCACGATTACCAGTTCCTCCTCCTCCAGGACCAATGTGCTTCAGAGGAAGACCCCCCTTCATTCGAGGTAGAAGCATGCAAAGAGGGGTTTTCTCGCCTCAGAGAGG CTTTCACAATGGACCTGGTGCGCCGCTGCCACCTCCGCCACCTGGACGGGGCCAGAGATGGCCTGGACCGCCAGGTGGCAGACACTTTTAA
- the si:ch211-51e12.7 gene encoding wiskott-Aldrich syndrome protein homolog isoform X2 — translation MEANFDEQTGSDNIRGRGGKGRGKGGQMARGRSSRGVFGGPKNLGPPSRGESSGRFGRGQAAANGFGSARRGIGNTRMRPYPDPRGRRGPPRFGLPLTSGGMECPFGGQGDMSFPPPPRFRGGGPPPPRLPVPPPPGPMCFRGRPPFIRGRSMQRGVFSPQRG, via the exons GGGCAGAGGAGGTAAAGGAAGAGGAAAAGGTGGGCAGATGGCCAGAGGAAGAAGCAGCAGAGGTGTTTTTGGAGGACCTAAGAACCTAGGGCCACCAAGTAGAGGTGAATCATCTGGCAGATTTGGGCGAGGACAAGCAGCTGCTAATGGATTTGGCTCGGCAAG ACGTGGTATAGGAAATACTAGAATGCGCCCCTACCCAGATCCTCGTGGACGAAGAGGACCACCTAGATTTGGACTGCCACTTACGAGCGGAGGGATGGAATGTCCATTTGGTGGACAAGGAGACATgtcttttcctcctcctccaag ATTTAGGGGTGGTGGTCCTCCTCCACCACGATTACCAGTTCCTCCTCCTCCAGGACCAATGTGCTTCAGAGGAAGACCCCCCTTCATTCGAGGTAGAAGCATGCAAAGAGGGGTTTTCTCGCCTCAGAGAGG GTAA
- the si:ch211-51e12.7 gene encoding protein tfg-1 isoform X1 — MEANFDEQTGSDNIRGRGGKGRGKGGQMARGRSSRGVFGGPKNLGPPSRGESSGRFGRGQAAANGFGSARRGIGNTRMRPYPDPRGRRGPPRFGLPLTSGGMECPFGGQGDMSFPPPPRFRGGGPPPPRLPVPPPPGPMCFRGRPPFIRGRSMQRGVFSPQRGFHNGPGAPLPPPPPGRGQRWPGPPGGRHF; from the exons GGGCAGAGGAGGTAAAGGAAGAGGAAAAGGTGGGCAGATGGCCAGAGGAAGAAGCAGCAGAGGTGTTTTTGGAGGACCTAAGAACCTAGGGCCACCAAGTAGAGGTGAATCATCTGGCAGATTTGGGCGAGGACAAGCAGCTGCTAATGGATTTGGCTCGGCAAG ACGTGGTATAGGAAATACTAGAATGCGCCCCTACCCAGATCCTCGTGGACGAAGAGGACCACCTAGATTTGGACTGCCACTTACGAGCGGAGGGATGGAATGTCCATTTGGTGGACAAGGAGACATgtcttttcctcctcctccaag ATTTAGGGGTGGTGGTCCTCCTCCACCACGATTACCAGTTCCTCCTCCTCCAGGACCAATGTGCTTCAGAGGAAGACCCCCCTTCATTCGAGGTAGAAGCATGCAAAGAGGGGTTTTCTCGCCTCAGAGAGG CTTTCACAATGGACCTGGTGCGCCGCTGCCACCTCCGCCACCTGGACGGGGCCAGAGATGGCCTGGACCGCCAGGTGGCAGACACTTTTAA
- the si:ch211-51e12.7 gene encoding formin-like protein 20 isoform X4, translated as MEANFDEQTGSDNIRRGIGNTRMRPYPDPRGRRGPPRFGLPLTSGGMECPFGGQGDMSFPPPPRFRGGGPPPPRLPVPPPPGPMCFRGRPPFIRGRSMQRGVFSPQRGFHNGPGAPLPPPPPGRGQRWPGPPGGRHF; from the exons ACGTGGTATAGGAAATACTAGAATGCGCCCCTACCCAGATCCTCGTGGACGAAGAGGACCACCTAGATTTGGACTGCCACTTACGAGCGGAGGGATGGAATGTCCATTTGGTGGACAAGGAGACATgtcttttcctcctcctccaag ATTTAGGGGTGGTGGTCCTCCTCCACCACGATTACCAGTTCCTCCTCCTCCAGGACCAATGTGCTTCAGAGGAAGACCCCCCTTCATTCGAGGTAGAAGCATGCAAAGAGGGGTTTTCTCGCCTCAGAGAGG CTTTCACAATGGACCTGGTGCGCCGCTGCCACCTCCGCCACCTGGACGGGGCCAGAGATGGCCTGGACCGCCAGGTGGCAGACACTTTTAA